GAACTTCTCTGCCGAGGTGCAAGTTCCCGAGGCCAAGTGTTTCTACGGGTTCCAGATCATGATGGAGAACATCCACTCGGAAACGTACTCGCTTCTGATCGACACCTACGTCAAGGACCCTAAGGAGGCCGAGTTCCTGTTCAACGCCATTGAGACCATCCCATGTATCAAGGAGAAGGCCGAATGGGCCATGAGATGgatcaacgacgaggaggcgCTGTTTGCCGAGAGACTCGTTGCGTTTGCTGCCGTGGAGGGTATTTTCTTCTCTGGCTCGTTTGCCTCGATCTTCTGGCTCAAGAAGAGAGGACTGATGCCTGGTCTGACCTTTTCGAACGAGCTGATTTGCAGAGACGAGGGTCTGCACACCGACTTTGCCTGTCTGCTCTTCTCGCACCTCAACAACACCCCAAACAACGACAtcgtgctcaagatcatcacCGAGGCCGTCGACATCGAAAAGAGATACTTCACCGACGCCCTGCCTGTCAACCTGCTGGGTATGAACTGCAGTCTGATGTGCCAATACGTGGAGTTTGTTGCTGACCGGCTGCTTTTATCTCTGGGCTGCAAGAAGCACTACAACGCCACGAACCCATTCGACTTCATGGAGAACATCTCTCTTGCAGGCAAAACCAACTTCTTCGAGAAGAGAGTGTCCGATTACCAGAAGGCGGGCGTCATGGCCAAGAACACCCAGGAAAAGGCCGACACCGAGACCGGCTTCACCTTCGACGAGGATTTCTAATGAGGATCACGCGACGTCCATTAATGTATACTAGAATGTTTTTTAAGCATATTGATGAATCGAATTTTTGTGCAAGGATGTAgaacaaaatatttctgcGTGGAAAATATTTCTCCCTCTGTTTATGAACACACACAAAGGCGGTGGCCAACCTTCCAGTTCGATGATAAAGCGCACTTACAAGGATGCAATCAATGCGCTAAACTCCCTACAATCGAACGCTGCCACCATAGAGGCGGCCCGCCGCGCCGCAGGCGCCAACAACTCTCGTTTGATTCCCGAGATGCTGGAGTGGACAAGACGTATAGGGTACAAGCCACAGGACCTGGACAGGCTCAACGTGATCCATGTGACGGGGACCAAGGGCAAGGGCTCGACGTGTGCGTTTGCGACAAGCATCTTGTTGCAGTACCGGTCGCCGGCGCAGGTCCCAGGTGCCAAGATCACCAAGATAGGCCTGTATACGTCCCCCCATCTCAAGAGCGTGCGGGAGCGGCTGATGATCAACGGCAAGCCGATTTCGGAGGCGCTGTTCACCAAGTACTTTTTCGACGTGTGGGACCGTCTCAGCACGTCTGTGTCCGACCCTGAGCAGTTCCCGGAGATGGGGCCGGGTGTCAAGCCTGCATATTTCCGGTTTCTGACGCTGTTGTCGTTCCACGCGTTTTCGAGCGAGAAGGTCGACACCGCTGTGTACGAGGTGGGTGTCGGGGGCGAGTACGACTCTACCAACATCTTTGTGCACCCCACCACATGCGGCATCTCGTCGCTCGGGATCGACCACACCGCTGTTCTGGGAGACACTTTGGAAAAGATTGCGTGGAACAAGGCGggcattttcaagcaggGTGCGGCGTGTTTCACCGTGGAGCAGCCCGAGCCCGCGCTGCGTGTGATCCGCGAGCGCGCGGCCGAGAAAAAAGCGGCCAGTCTTGAGGTGGTGCACACTAGATCCGACGTGGCAGAGATCCGGCTCGGCATCAACGGGGATTTCCAGCGCCAGAACGCGTCGCTGGCCGTGTCTTTGTGCAGGGCTCACCTGGAGCGGCTGGGCTTCGAGCTGGGCGACTTTGAAGTGCTGCCCGAGGAGTTTGTCACGGGACTCGAGCAGGCGTCGTGGCCCGGGCGGTGCCAGATCATTCGCGATAGCAAACGAGACGACATCACCTGGTATGTGGACGGCGCACACACGGCAGAGAGCATTGCGAGCGGCACAGCATGGTTTGCGCAGTGCGCGAGCGATTCTCACCGCAaggtgctgctgttcaaccAGCAGACCAGAAACGTGGAGAGTCTGCTACGGAAACTGCACGAGCAGATGGACGCGGCCGGCAAACGGTTCGACAACGCCATCTTCTGCACAAACGTGACGTACGCAGACGGCAGGTACAGCGACGACCTGGTTTCGATGAATGTTGCCCAGGACAAGGTGGACTCGATGGAGGTGCAGAAGCAGATGGCCTCGATATGGGACGGGCTGAGCAAGGACTCGCGCAAACACCTGTTCCACGACATCGAGACGAGCCTGAACTTCATCCGGACACTGGAGGGCCCGCTGGACGTGTTTGTGTGCGGATCGCTGCATCTGGTGGGCGGCTTCTTGCTGGTACTGGAGGGCCGAACATGAATAAATATTCTATATTAgtttgcacagccatggaaaaataaattagaATGCTAAATCGCAGCGTCATCGACGAAAGAGCGATATACACCAAGCGGGCCGAGGATTACGCGGAGCTGGTGCGCCGGTTCAGCGAGCCGGGGTTGCGCGAGGTGGGCAACTACCGGCTGGGTGACGAGATCGGTTCCGGCGCCTTCGGCAAGGTGTACATCGCGCaccacaagctgctgagGTCCAAGGTTGTTGTGAAGAAGGGCGACCGTGTGACGCCGTCGGGCTGCAACGACAACCTCATGCGCGAGTACTACTACCTGAAGGAGTTTGGTGCGCACCCTAATGTCACCAAACTGTACGAGCTGATCTTGACCGAGACCAGTGCGTTCATGGTGCTGGAGTTCTGTCCCGAGGGCGACTTGTTTGAGTATCTGAGCCGGCACAAGAGGCTGCCCCTGGACGAGAGCCTGCGGATGTTTGTGCAGCTGGCGTCGGCCGTCCACTACATGCACCGCAGCGGCTGTTGCCACCGGGACctgaagctggaaaatgtgctgctggacaaaaaaCACAACGTGAAGCTGTCGGACTTTGGGTTTGCGCGCGAGTTCCCGATGGCGCAGCATGGTCCGCGCGGGCTTCTCAGCGACATCTGTGGCACGAGCGCGTACATGGCTccggagctgctgagaaAGACGCCGTACGTGGGCACGAAAACAGACATCTGGGCGCTCGGCGTGATCCTGTACACGCTGGTGGCGGGCGAGATGCCGTTTGACGACTCgctcgacgaggacgcGCTTGTGGCCGCTGTGTGTGAGCGCGAGCCGACGTACAATCCCGAGCTGTTTGGGccggagctgctgccgctTGCGCGCGCAATGCTGGCCAAGGACCCGGATCGCCGCGCGTCGTCGCTTGACGAGGTGTTGCGCGCGCCCGTGCTACATGCGTACGGCGGGCCCGCGCAGCTTGAGCTCATCAGCCGGCTGCTGTACCGCACAGCGCCCGCGCTGGAGCTCTCGCACAAGGACAAGTTtctgctcaaggagctcacCAGCGTGGGGATCGACAAGGATACGCTCAAACGCACCATCTACCACGAGACGATGGACCAGGTGTACGGGTTTTGGCAGCTAGCGCGCGAGAAGAACCGCAAGGGCCGCACGAAACGGATCCGGCACCGCAGCAGGAGCATGCTGCGCATTCCGACGTCGAAGTCGTTCATGGAGTCGCGGCTGAGCTCGACGCCCGAGCAGGCCGCGCAACCGGTGCAGCAGTTGCCCGAACCACAGCGGTCGGCGGCCCCGAGCGCGCAGTCGTCCGACCAGAGCAGTCTGCGCAAGGGCCATGGGTTCTCGCTGAAACGGCTACTGGGCAAAATGCGGCCCAGCAGGGAGCACGAGCTCCAGCCGGTACCGCAGCCGTCCGCACAGGCTGACGACACGGCACGCCAGGAGCTGTCTGCGGTGTCCCCGACACAGCCCGTGTCGGCCAACGTGGTGGTGATTGAGCCGCCCAGGTCGCCGCGCGTGAAGAACGTGGGCACGAGTGCCGACAACACGCCGCGCGCAATGCGCCCGCAATCGCTCGTTTCGTCGTACTCAATGCAGACTACCGTCTCAGAAACGTCGAACGGCTCGGGCTACAACACGGGCTACTCCACAGACACAAACTTAAATGGCACGGGCACCACGCTCGGCAGCCACACGGGGCCGTTGGCGCACTCGTCCACGTCCGGCGGACGCCCGCAGTACGCGCGCGGGCTGAGCGACTGGTCGCTGAACTCGAAAAACGTCGCGTCGCAGCCGACGTCGcccacgtcgtcgttcacGACCGTGTCGCGCTCCAACTCGCTGGAGTCGGCGTCGCGGTCGGTGCGCGGACGTTCGCGCAGACGCAAGAACTCGGGCATCTTTGGCACATCGGGCAACAGCAACGGGTTCCTGTCCAAACGGGGCAAGTCGCCGTTGCAGTCGAAAATCAACACGAAATGGAGCTTTGGCGCCATCCAGAAGTCCGCCAAGGAAAACCGATTCGGCAAGAGctccaaacagcagcagattATTGAGGAAGAAGCCGAGGACGACGCATCGGAGGACGAGCTACTGAACGAGACAGAATACGCGGACggcgagctggaggagatggGAGACTCAGAATTTGAGCAGGGTGAGGTGCAGGACGTTGCCGAACAGCTTTCGAACTACAAGCTAGACCAGCCGGCAGATAGATGTTAATAAAGGTGCGCAAAATACAgaatataaaaaaatatgcGTAAACCCGGAATCGAACCGGGGGCTCGTCGATGGCAACGACGAATTTTACCACTAAACCATTTACGCAGCTTATACTGTGTAGCCGCGCCCCCACACTACACATCCAGCCGTGATGATCTGCGTCTGCGTCATCTGCGAGTGATGCATGTCCCATCAGATGCATGCAAAGTACCACAAATGCATACACCCGGAAAAAATCGCCGCCAGCATGCACCAAGCGAGATCCAGCTGCCGCCGAAAAGGTCACCTACTTCCTTGTCCAGGAGGTCGCAGAATTGGTTATGCGTCCAACAATAAAATTGAGTTTTTTAAAGTTCATCGTAACATACCCAAAAGGGGCAATGTCAAATCGGATCCTGTCCCTCGTTCCGAGGTATTACCGTTCCGGGTGGAACAAAGAAATTGCATGGGGATTTCCCGTTGATCATGTGGCTTTTGCTATCTGCTAGAAGCACAGAAGCGGCACCACAAACCAGTCCCAACCCGCCTCGAACGCTTTCTAACTTGCTCGTATCGGAAACTGTATTCCGTACCCTGCAACGCTACGCCTGTCGCAGATCCTCGCTCATTTTTAAAAAAGGTCGGATTTAATTACAGATTCATCAATCGTTGCGCATACTGTATTACTCACTTACAATGCATTCATCAACAGGCccttgagctcttttttgaaactgTCCAACTCCTCGCTTTTGATTGGCGTTGACGTCGACAGCGACCCATCGTTTTGGCGGGCTTCAAACGTCTCGTTCGTATAGCTGGGCTCTCCAGCACAAAGCTTTTCCAGCGTCTTCTTTAAATCTTCCTTGCTCTGCACGCCTGGAATCTGCTCTGTCGGGCACAGCTCCGCAACGCCGTGCTCAGTGTGCACCACGTCTTTCGTCTCCGCCTGGTCCTCAAACACCGTGATCAAATTGAAATTGAGCCCGCTGCTATGTCTTTTTTTCGGCGGTGGGAACTCTCTGTTGGCCAGCTGCGGCGACGAAACCGGTGTTGCGCGCACAGAACCATCTGCGTCTCTGAGGCCGTCGATTATGGTATTGTACAGGTCGacgagctcgttgatcgAGCCGCCAATCTGTGTCAGATTCTCCACAGAATCTGTTTCGTTGAGCTCCATAGCACTCAGCTTGTTGGTTATTGCGTCTAGCTTGCTAATGAGGTCTTTGTACTGGGACTGTTTCTTCGGCGAAGAAACGTCCTCTGCGACCAGAGGCCCCTCATTCGCCGCTGCTACCTCCTGTTGCAAACTCTGCTGCAGGGCAATCAACTGCTGCAGAGCATGGCTCATAAGCACCAGTTTCGTTGGCAAAGTCAGATGGTGGCTGGCCAGCCGCACGTTGAACTTGCGAGCACACAGCTGAGCAATTTGTGCCGTTTCCTTCGTCCGCTCAACGGGAGCATCTTCCGCGATTGCAAGCAGCACGCACAAAAATATCTTGCGCAGCAACTTGAAACATTGCAACGTCCGCGACGGACTGGACGCCAATTGGAGCGGCGGCGGTGCTGCTTTTGGCTGCGGGAATGTTGGACTATGCGGGAGCGGCGAGTCGCCCGAGAAAGAGCGCAGTCGCAGAGGTTTTAGCGGGACTGGATCAGACCCATCTGCCAGTCCCTCAGAGTTGAGCACGCCCACAAACCGCAGATCCTGGCTTCccaggtccagctggtAAACGTCCAGGTATCTGTGGAGGTACTCAAGATCGGCAAACGGGAGTAGTGCGGCGATTTTCTGATTTGTGGTTGCCAGAAGCGTGTTCAGCACACCCTGGAGCAGAATTGGCAAGGCCACACGGCGACTTTGCGAACTCCCGCCCAGAAGCACATTGAGATTGTCATTAGCCATATTTGTGAATGTTCGCACGTGTGAAGAAAGCGTTCTATCCAGCTGGTGGTTGATTTGCAAAAACTTGTCCAGCTTATTTGTAACCAGTTGCAAATATATGCGAATGGCGATTTTCTTCGTGTTGATGTCGAGAACCAAAAACGCTGTTGCCAGCAGCGTCGCGAGCTTCAAGCACGCGGGGATTATGCGACctgcattttttttagcGAAACGCAGTAACGCCAGCGCCAAGTGGAATGCCCGGTGAGAGTGAACAAGCCGGTGCGACGGGACGTCACAGACGCTAATCCGAACCTTAGTCTGCGATAAAGCAGAGCTTGATAGCGTGTCAGTGCTCCTCATCAAGTTCGAAGCAATGATTTCAAACTTGAATTTATCAAGCGCCAGGAGCACCTGGTTTTTTAGCTCAGAACAGTCTTTAGAATAGTCCTCAATTAATTGAACATAACTCAATGAAGGCAGATGTTTGGCAGTGGTCGGGCTGGTCCTTGAAGAAACCAAAGTTGAGCCATTGGAATGCGAAACAGACCCGACTTTTGACTGGTTTGTGGTGCTGGAGCTCTGATCTGGATGGGTATACATATGCTGGCtgatggacgacgaggcctCGGAAAGCGTTTCCTCAAGGCCCCAATCGGAAAGAGCGTCTAGGGACGGCCAGACCTTTGGATCTCGGCCGGCCATGGTTATTCGGGCGTCCATAGCGGTGCCGTGATGCGCTCTCGT
This portion of the Ogataea parapolymorpha DL-1 chromosome IV, whole genome shotgun sequence genome encodes:
- a CDS encoding Ribonucleoside-diphosphate reductase small chain 1, whose translation is MSVQETPSKTTANALSTLDLSSADKKDLTATLTAAAKAKAAANGIEETPQEDSSDDKAKEHKDFLAKHKVHRHKLMQMEKDEPLLVENKRRFVLFPIKYHEIWQMYKKAEASFWTAEEIDLSKDLHDWNNRLNDNERYFVSRVLAFFAASDGIVNENLVENFSAEVQVPEAKCFYGFQIMMENIHSETYSLLIDTYVKDPKEAEFLFNAIETIPCIKEKAEWAMRWINDEEALFAERLVAFAAVEGIFFSGSFASIFWLKKRGLMPGLTFSNELICRDEGLHTDFACLLFSHLNNTPNNDIVLKIITEAVDIEKRYFTDALPVNLLGMNCSLMCQYVEFVADRLLLSLGCKKHYNATNPFDFMENISLAGKTNFFEKRVSDYQKAGVMAKNTQEKADTETGFTFDEDF
- a CDS encoding Folylpolyglutamate synthase, translating into MNTHKGGGQPSSSMIKRTYKDAINALNSLQSNAATIEAARRAAGANNSRLIPEMLEWTRRIGYKPQDLDRLNVIHVTGTKGKGSTCAFATSILLQYRSPAQVPGAKITKIGLYTSPHLKSVRERLMINGKPISEALFTKYFFDVWDRLSTSVSDPEQFPEMGPGVKPAYFRFLTLLSFHAFSSEKVDTAVYEVGVGGEYDSTNIFVHPTTCGISSLGIDHTAVLGDTLEKIAWNKAGIFKQGAACFTVEQPEPALRVIRERAAEKKAASLEVVHTRSDVAEIRLGINGDFQRQNASLAVSLCRAHLERLGFELGDFEVLPEEFVTGLEQASWPGRCQIIRDSKRDDITWYVDGAHTAESIASGTAWFAQCASDSHRKVLLFNQQTRNVESLLRKLHEQMDAAGKRFDNAIFCTNVTYADGRYSDDLVSMNVAQDKVDSMEVQKQMASIWDGLSKDSRKHLFHDIETSLNFIRTLEGPLDVFVCGSLHLVGGFLLVLEGRT
- a CDS encoding putative serine/threonine-protein kinase, with translation MLNRSVIDERAIYTKRAEDYAELVRRFSEPGLREVGNYRLGDEIGSGAFGKVYIAHHKLLRSKVVVKKGDRVTPSGCNDNLMREYYYLKEFGAHPNVTKLYELILTETSAFMVLEFCPEGDLFEYLSRHKRLPLDESLRMFVQLASAVHYMHRSGCCHRDLKLENVLLDKKHNVKLSDFGFAREFPMAQHGPRGLLSDICGTSAYMAPELLRKTPYVGTKTDIWALGVILYTLVAGEMPFDDSLDEDALVAAVCEREPTYNPELFGPELLPLARAMLAKDPDRRASSLDEVLRAPVLHAYGGPAQLELISRLLYRTAPALELSHKDKFLLKELTSVGIDKDTLKRTIYHETMDQVYGFWQLAREKNRKGRTKRIRHRSRSMLRIPTSKSFMESRLSSTPEQAAQPVQQLPEPQRSAAPSAQSSDQSSLRKGHGFSLKRLLGKMRPSREHELQPVPQPSAQADDTARQELSAVSPTQPVSANVVVIEPPRSPRVKNVGTSADNTPRAMRPQSLVSSYSMQTTVSETSNGSGYNTGYSTDTNLNGTGTTLGSHTGPLAHSSTSGGRPQYARGLSDWSLNSKNVASQPTSPTSSFTTVSRSNSLESASRSVRGRSRRRKNSGIFGTSGNSNGFLSKRGKSPLQSKINTKWSFGAIQKSAKENRFGKSSKQQQIIEEEAEDDASEDELLNETEYADGELEEMGDSEFEQGEVQDVAEQLSNYKLDQPADRC